From Camelina sativa cultivar DH55 chromosome 20, Cs, whole genome shotgun sequence, the proteins below share one genomic window:
- the LOC104772346 gene encoding NAC domain-containing protein 35-like — protein MAMVEECYADDEEDELVGFGFSPSEEELIRDYLLYAEKPWQLNHTKNNIFKPNEWFYFVKRNRKVKGWKDTGGLKYVNVVSRKTGRVIGKKRNLSFYVKSKPSGWTMTEYSSFIYEQILPKPSSLPPPQRTMIILLGESQRMIMEDDSFASLYF, from the exons atggcgATGGTTGAAGAGTGTTAcgctgatgatgaagaggatgagCTGGTTGGCTTTGGATTTAGTCCTTCAGAAGAAGAGCTCATACGCGATTACCTTCT CTACGCAGAAAAGCCATGGCAGCTTAATCACACAAAGAATAATATCTTTAAACCTAACGAGTGGTTTTACTTTGTGAAACGGAACCGCAAAGTAAAAGGTTGGAAAGACACTGGAGGGTTGAAATATGTAAATGTCGTGTCGAGAAAGACCGGTAGAGTGATTGGGAAGAAGAGGAATCTCAGCTTCTACGTCAAGAGCAAACCGAGTGGTTGGACCATGACTGAGTATTCTTCATTCATCTATGAACAAATCCTTCCGAAACCAAGTTCTCTGCCACCACCTCAAAGGACCATGATCATTCTGCTTGGTGAATCTCAAAGAATGATTATGGAAGACGATAGCTTtgcttctctttatttttaa